The Syntrophales bacterium genome contains a region encoding:
- the mfd gene encoding transcription-repair coupling factor — translation LAGKPMVVVASTEALLQRVMPMEVLGDYLEMISPGDRRERERLEEKLIAGGYQRVSLVEEPGEFSLRGFIADIYSPAEDSPVRIEFFGDDIESIRQFNPETQRSLKEVSSFILAPAGEIVITGESKARALHNLRIRAAGLDLPKARRDALADFIENGILPAAAAQFLPLFYDETPSGEIGGDGPETIVDYLPGKGVMAFLDRAGIEATEHAMNDRIEGFIGKALEEERFYLDRNSLFASLDQVRRRSVGLRHLLFDEFQDRREDRRFVFSTEPQSGINPTVIKDDTDGGPLTSFAEQVRTRMKEGILTVFLCAEDDIPRVSHLFESYGLPVEESRRPFPSDLERFSGIGTLLLKAGRISEGFLYGPLKLSCVCQEDLFGKKIRRRRRAFSREGYFLKSFGELKEGDSIVHMDHGIGLYRGLERLSAAGIDSDFILLEYQGGDKLYLPVDRLDQIQRYVGPDGFTPPTDRLGGTSWETVKKRVGESVRKIAEDLVALYAAREITEGHSFSMNEQIFDEFAASFEHEETPDQARTIDDINQDMTDPKPMDRLVCGDAGFGKTEAALRASFRAAMDGTQVALLVPTTILAEQHFRTFRARFADWPVRVEVLNRFRTRKEQAAIVEDINKGLVDIVIGTHRLLQKDVSFRNLGLVIIDEEQRFGVTHKEKLKKLRTRVDVLTLTATPIPRTLQLSLVGLRDLSTIDTPPEGRQAVRVYVAEFDEDLIRDAITEELERGGQVFFIHDRIRSIEGIARTIRRIVPDAGVAVAHGRMKTGELEDVMIGFLNRAVDVLVCTTIVGSGVDMPTVNTIIINRADRFGLSQLYQLRGRVGRSRESAAAYLLIPRGAVLTKDARKRLRVAQEFTTPGSGFKVAAHDLEIRGAGNILGVSQSGHVSAVGYELYTEMMEKAIMELRGEKREDRSAQPEIRLGIPAFIPDEYVTDTHNRLVIYKKASMAASTEELSELREELADRYGPVPRAVKNLLRLISIRIRLRAIRALELGYDGRYLTIAFSKDTPVPPETILELARSRRDDMRFTADSRLSISIPGLDDDGRMGEAEKLISLLTEGSVP, via the coding sequence TCTGGCTGGAAAACCCATGGTGGTCGTTGCCTCCACGGAGGCTCTCCTTCAACGGGTCATGCCCATGGAGGTGCTGGGTGACTACCTGGAAATGATCTCTCCCGGAGACCGCCGTGAGCGGGAAAGGCTGGAGGAAAAGCTCATCGCCGGAGGATACCAGCGGGTTTCTCTCGTCGAAGAGCCCGGCGAATTCAGCCTGCGGGGATTCATTGCCGATATATACTCGCCCGCCGAGGACAGCCCCGTGAGAATCGAGTTTTTTGGTGACGATATTGAATCGATCCGGCAATTCAACCCTGAAACGCAACGGTCCCTCAAAGAAGTATCCTCCTTCATCCTGGCCCCGGCCGGAGAAATAGTCATCACAGGGGAATCGAAGGCACGGGCGCTTCATAACTTGAGAATCCGGGCCGCCGGGCTTGACCTTCCGAAAGCCCGCCGGGACGCTCTGGCGGACTTCATTGAAAACGGCATCCTGCCGGCCGCGGCCGCGCAGTTCCTCCCTCTCTTCTACGATGAAACCCCATCAGGGGAAATCGGTGGTGACGGACCGGAAACCATCGTCGATTATCTTCCGGGAAAGGGTGTCATGGCCTTCCTGGATCGCGCAGGCATCGAGGCTACGGAACACGCCATGAACGACCGGATCGAAGGCTTTATCGGAAAAGCTCTCGAGGAAGAGCGGTTCTATCTCGACAGGAATTCGCTCTTCGCCTCTCTGGATCAGGTGAGACGACGATCCGTGGGGCTGCGGCATCTCCTGTTCGACGAATTTCAGGATCGTCGGGAAGACCGGCGGTTCGTCTTTTCCACGGAACCGCAAAGCGGCATCAACCCGACAGTGATAAAGGATGACACCGACGGTGGCCCCCTGACCTCCTTCGCCGAGCAGGTGCGAACCCGGATGAAGGAAGGCATCCTGACGGTCTTTCTCTGTGCCGAAGACGACATTCCCCGCGTCAGCCATCTTTTCGAAAGCTACGGCCTTCCGGTGGAAGAATCGCGGCGGCCCTTCCCGTCCGACCTGGAGCGGTTCAGCGGTATCGGAACGCTCCTGCTGAAGGCCGGCAGGATCTCGGAGGGATTCCTGTACGGTCCCCTGAAGCTTTCCTGTGTGTGTCAGGAGGATCTTTTCGGAAAAAAAATACGGCGACGCAGGAGAGCTTTCTCGCGGGAAGGGTATTTCCTGAAATCCTTCGGTGAGTTGAAGGAAGGCGACTCCATCGTTCACATGGATCATGGAATCGGACTGTACCGAGGTCTCGAGCGGCTGTCAGCGGCGGGAATCGACAGCGATTTCATTCTCCTCGAGTATCAGGGCGGCGACAAGTTGTACCTTCCCGTGGACCGCCTCGACCAGATTCAGCGTTACGTGGGTCCCGACGGCTTTACCCCTCCCACGGACCGCCTGGGAGGTACTTCCTGGGAAACGGTCAAAAAACGGGTCGGGGAATCGGTGCGAAAGATCGCCGAGGACCTGGTGGCGCTCTATGCCGCCCGGGAGATAACGGAGGGGCACAGCTTCTCCATGAATGAACAAATCTTTGACGAATTCGCCGCATCCTTCGAACACGAAGAGACACCCGACCAGGCCCGGACCATCGACGATATCAACCAGGACATGACGGACCCGAAACCCATGGACCGTCTCGTCTGCGGCGACGCGGGGTTCGGCAAGACAGAGGCGGCCTTGAGAGCTTCTTTCAGGGCCGCCATGGACGGAACCCAGGTGGCCCTGCTGGTTCCCACCACAATCCTGGCGGAACAGCACTTCCGTACGTTCAGGGCCCGTTTTGCCGACTGGCCCGTGCGCGTGGAGGTCCTCAACCGTTTCAGGACAAGGAAGGAGCAGGCGGCCATCGTGGAGGACATCAACAAGGGGCTGGTGGATATTGTCATCGGCACTCACCGGCTCTTGCAGAAAGACGTGTCATTTCGAAATCTCGGGCTGGTCATTATCGACGAGGAACAGCGCTTCGGCGTCACCCACAAGGAGAAACTCAAAAAGTTGAGAACCCGCGTGGATGTACTGACGCTGACGGCGACGCCGATCCCGCGAACCCTCCAGCTTTCGCTGGTCGGCCTGCGGGACCTGTCGACAATCGACACCCCGCCCGAGGGACGCCAGGCCGTGCGGGTGTACGTGGCCGAATTCGATGAAGATCTGATTCGGGACGCCATCACCGAGGAACTGGAACGGGGGGGACAGGTTTTTTTCATCCACGATCGGATCCGGTCCATCGAGGGAATCGCCCGGACGATACGGCGTATTGTCCCGGATGCCGGGGTCGCCGTGGCCCACGGCCGGATGAAGACGGGGGAACTCGAGGACGTCATGATCGGTTTTCTCAACCGTGCCGTTGATGTCCTGGTCTGTACGACCATCGTCGGCTCAGGCGTGGACATGCCGACGGTCAATACCATTATAATCAACCGGGCCGACCGGTTCGGCCTGTCACAGCTCTACCAGCTCCGCGGCCGTGTGGGGCGGTCCCGGGAAAGCGCCGCCGCTTACCTGCTCATCCCCCGAGGGGCCGTGCTTACCAAGGACGCCCGGAAGCGCCTTCGCGTGGCCCAGGAGTTTACCACTCCCGGATCGGGATTCAAGGTGGCCGCCCACGATCTGGAAATACGGGGAGCCGGTAATATCCTGGGCGTGTCCCAGTCGGGGCACGTGTCTGCCGTGGGGTACGAACTCTATACGGAGATGATGGAAAAGGCGATCATGGAGCTCCGGGGGGAAAAACGTGAAGATCGATCGGCCCAACCGGAGATACGCCTGGGAATACCCGCCTTCATCCCCGACGAGTACGTCACGGACACCCACAACCGTCTGGTCATCTACAAGAAGGCCTCCATGGCGGCATCGACTGAGGAATTGTCCGAGCTGCGGGAAGAACTGGCCGATCGTTACGGGCCGGTGCCCCGGGCCGTGAAGAACCTGCTTCGTCTCATCTCCATCAGGATCCGCCTCAGGGCAATCAGGGCTCTTGAACTCGGCTATGACGGCAGGTACCTGACCATAGCCTTCTCGAAGGACACCCCCGTTCCTCCGGAGACGATCCTCGAACTCGCCAGGAGCCGCCGCGATGACATGCGTTTCACGGCAGATTCCCGTCTTTCCATCTCGATCCCCGGCCTCGATGACGACGGGCGCATGGGGGAAGCGGAGAAGCTTATATCCCTTCTTACGGAAGGCAGTGTTCCCTGA
- a CDS encoding peptidylprolyl isomerase, with translation MKSSSTVGGFLLVALLILLVSPLYAHTDRVVAVVNNDIITLEELNRHFAPFLQRIEADPRTREDESVMQEGRRLILDRMIRELLMKQEAERLNIVVRDDDVDSYIEETLTESAMTRRDLLTELSRENSSFEEYRESVRRDIMKARLIGREIRAKVHISEEDIGAYYREHRDLYEGKGAVRIQQIFTEVPRGSDDDAREELKARAEAIHEQLMAGGGESFDTLARQYAQGARARTGGDMGFIEKGTILPEVESVAFALGRGEVSGVIESPAGFHIIRVLDKRGSGLKPLEEVRQEIIDTIGEKRMEERFQEWLEDLKEKSYVDVRL, from the coding sequence ATGAAATCAAGCAGTACTGTAGGAGGCTTTCTCCTCGTAGCCCTGTTGATCCTTCTTGTCTCACCGCTTTATGCCCACACGGACCGGGTTGTGGCGGTGGTAAATAATGACATCATTACGCTGGAAGAGCTCAACAGGCATTTCGCCCCCTTTCTTCAGCGGATCGAAGCGGATCCCCGAACGAGGGAGGATGAGAGCGTCATGCAGGAAGGCAGGCGCCTCATTCTCGACCGCATGATCCGGGAGCTTCTCATGAAGCAGGAGGCTGAACGGCTCAATATCGTGGTGCGGGACGATGACGTGGACTCCTATATCGAAGAGACGCTCACCGAAAGCGCCATGACCAGACGGGACCTCCTTACAGAGCTTTCCCGGGAGAACTCAAGCTTTGAGGAATACCGGGAATCGGTGCGGCGCGACATCATGAAGGCACGGCTCATCGGCCGGGAAATCAGGGCGAAAGTCCACATCAGCGAAGAGGATATCGGCGCCTACTACAGAGAACACCGCGACCTGTACGAAGGGAAGGGAGCGGTGAGAATCCAGCAGATATTTACGGAGGTACCCCGGGGGAGCGACGACGACGCCAGGGAGGAGCTCAAGGCCCGTGCCGAGGCTATACACGAGCAACTCATGGCGGGGGGGGGAGAAAGCTTCGATACCCTGGCCAGGCAGTACGCGCAGGGTGCCCGGGCACGCACGGGCGGAGACATGGGCTTCATAGAAAAGGGCACGATCCTGCCGGAGGTGGAAAGCGTGGCCTTTGCTCTCGGCAGGGGTGAGGTAAGCGGCGTCATCGAATCGCCCGCAGGATTTCATATCATCAGGGTTCTGGACAAGCGGGGATCAGGACTGAAGCCGCTCGAGGAAGTGCGTCAGGAAATCATTGACACCATCGGCGAAAAACGAATGGAAGAACGGTTCCAGGAATGGCTTGAAGACCTGAAGGAAAAATCCTACGTCGACGTACGGTTATAG
- the uvrA gene encoding excinuclease ABC subunit UvrA: MNSIVVRGACQHNLKNIDLHIPRDNLVVITGVSGSGKSSLAFDTIYAEGQRRYVESLSTYARQFIGRMDKPDVESIEGLSPAIAIEQRSASHNPRSTVGTVTETYDYLRLLFARVGVPHCPRCGREIRSQTIEMMIEQVTALPEATRLQVLAPLVRGKKGEFHRELERLRREGFSRVRLDGTLRDLSDEIALDKNKRHDIDVVVDRLVVREGMRKRLRDSLETALGLSGGVVRMAFDGDDRDDLLFSEHYACDVCGISVPEIAPRVFSFNTPYGACPDCDGLGTKFFFDVDLVIPDPGLSIREGAIVPWEKRTSLYFYQMLEALSAHYGIDVNRPFNRLSEAIQNVILYGSGDEAIEFYFDRKGRRHFYRRTFEGVIPTLDRRYRESDSRDARIDFARYMNVTDCPTCGGARLKQESLSVLVGGMNIYQVCLLSIRRCMEFMESLDLRGQQALIAGPILKEIIARLRFLMDVGMDYLNLARSSGTLSGGEWQRIRLATQIGSGLVGVLYVLDEPTIGLHPRDNLRLLDTLKRLRDMGNTILVVEHDATVMNASDHIIDMGPGAGLEGGDVVFQGTPEEARLSRTSLTGRYLSGELFIPLPDRRRSLPDRFIRIEGAEENNLRKIDIVIPCGLFTCVTGVSGSGKSTLVIETLYKVLRNRLNKEKIRTGRISRLADTGGIERTIMMDQQPIGRTPRSNPATYTGVFTPIRELFSRLPESNARGYKPGRFSFNVKGGRCEACRGDGLTRIEMHFLADVYVTCDVCGGKRFNRDTLDILYRGKSIADILDMTVDQALDFFDAIPRIRSKLKLLAQVGLGYVRLGQSATTLSGGEAQRIKLSRELAKRNSRSTLYVLDEPTIGLHIADIEKLLAVLQRLVDRGNTVVVIEHNLDVIKCADHIIDMGPEGGQGGGAIVASGTPEEIRSAPESLTGTFLRPVLAGP, from the coding sequence ATGAATTCTATCGTGGTCCGTGGGGCCTGTCAGCATAACCTTAAAAATATCGACCTGCATATTCCCCGGGACAACCTGGTGGTAATCACCGGGGTCAGTGGATCGGGGAAGTCCTCCCTTGCATTCGATACTATCTACGCCGAGGGCCAGCGCCGATACGTGGAATCCCTGTCCACCTACGCCCGTCAGTTTATCGGCCGGATGGACAAGCCCGACGTGGAGTCCATCGAGGGCCTTTCTCCGGCCATTGCCATAGAACAGCGTTCGGCAAGCCATAACCCGCGATCCACCGTGGGAACCGTTACGGAGACCTACGATTATCTGAGGCTCCTCTTCGCCCGCGTGGGTGTTCCCCATTGCCCCCGGTGCGGTCGTGAAATCCGGTCACAAACAATTGAGATGATGATAGAGCAGGTCACGGCCCTGCCGGAGGCGACCCGGCTGCAGGTGCTCGCTCCGCTCGTCCGGGGGAAAAAGGGGGAGTTCCACAGGGAACTGGAGCGCCTGAGAAGGGAGGGATTCTCCCGTGTCCGCCTGGACGGCACCCTCCGCGATCTTTCCGATGAGATTGCCCTCGACAAAAACAAACGGCATGACATCGATGTTGTCGTAGACCGTCTGGTGGTCCGGGAAGGGATGAGGAAACGGCTCAGGGACTCCCTGGAAACGGCCCTGGGGCTTTCAGGAGGCGTCGTCCGGATGGCCTTCGACGGTGACGACCGTGACGATCTCCTCTTCAGCGAGCATTACGCCTGCGACGTCTGCGGCATAAGCGTTCCGGAAATTGCCCCCCGGGTGTTCTCCTTCAACACCCCCTACGGGGCCTGCCCGGACTGTGACGGCCTGGGTACGAAATTCTTTTTCGACGTCGACCTGGTCATACCTGACCCCGGCCTTTCCATCCGGGAAGGGGCCATCGTGCCCTGGGAAAAGAGAACCTCCCTGTACTTCTACCAGATGCTGGAAGCACTCTCCGCCCACTACGGCATCGACGTCAACCGGCCTTTCAACCGCCTTTCCGAAGCAATACAGAATGTCATTCTCTACGGGTCGGGCGACGAAGCAATCGAATTCTACTTCGACCGGAAGGGAAGGAGGCATTTTTACCGCAGGACGTTTGAAGGGGTCATTCCGACACTGGACCGGCGGTACCGCGAATCGGACTCCCGGGATGCCCGGATCGACTTCGCCCGGTACATGAACGTCACCGATTGCCCCACCTGTGGAGGGGCCCGCCTGAAGCAGGAAAGCCTCTCCGTCCTGGTGGGGGGCATGAATATCTACCAGGTCTGCCTGCTATCGATCCGCAGATGCATGGAATTCATGGAATCCCTTGATCTTCGGGGACAGCAGGCCCTCATAGCCGGACCGATTCTCAAGGAAATCATAGCCCGATTGCGGTTTCTCATGGATGTGGGCATGGATTACCTGAACCTCGCCAGGTCGTCCGGAACTCTCTCGGGCGGTGAATGGCAGCGCATACGGCTCGCCACACAGATAGGTTCGGGACTGGTGGGAGTCCTGTACGTACTTGACGAACCCACCATAGGGCTCCACCCCCGCGATAATCTCCGTCTCCTGGACACGCTGAAGCGGCTGCGGGACATGGGCAATACCATCCTCGTGGTCGAGCATGACGCCACCGTCATGAACGCCTCGGACCACATCATAGACATGGGGCCCGGCGCGGGCCTGGAAGGCGGCGATGTCGTCTTCCAGGGAACGCCGGAAGAAGCCCGCTTATCGCGAACATCTCTCACGGGCAGATATCTTTCGGGCGAGCTTTTCATCCCTCTGCCGGACAGACGACGGTCCCTGCCGGATCGATTCATCCGCATCGAGGGAGCTGAAGAAAACAACCTCAGAAAAATCGACATAGTGATTCCCTGCGGTCTGTTCACCTGTGTCACCGGGGTCTCCGGTTCCGGCAAAAGCACCCTGGTGATCGAAACACTCTACAAAGTTTTGAGAAACCGCCTGAACAAGGAAAAGATCCGAACGGGCAGGATTTCCCGCCTCGCCGATACGGGCGGCATCGAGCGGACCATCATGATGGATCAGCAGCCCATCGGCAGAACGCCCCGCTCAAACCCGGCAACCTACACAGGTGTTTTTACCCCCATCCGGGAACTTTTCAGTCGCCTTCCGGAATCGAATGCCCGGGGCTACAAACCGGGGCGCTTCAGTTTCAACGTGAAGGGAGGCCGCTGCGAAGCCTGCCGGGGCGACGGCCTGACCCGGATCGAGATGCACTTTCTGGCTGATGTGTATGTAACCTGTGATGTCTGCGGTGGAAAGCGCTTCAACAGGGATACGCTGGACATCCTGTACCGCGGGAAGAGTATCGCCGATATCCTGGACATGACCGTGGACCAGGCATTGGATTTTTTCGACGCCATCCCCCGCATCAGGTCAAAACTCAAGCTGCTCGCCCAGGTGGGCCTCGGCTACGTCAGGCTCGGCCAGTCGGCGACAACCCTTTCCGGAGGGGAGGCCCAGAGGATCAAACTGTCCCGCGAACTGGCAAAGCGCAACTCACGCAGTACGCTTTATGTTCTTGACGAACCCACGATCGGGCTTCATATCGCCGATATCGAGAAGCTCCTGGCGGTGCTCCAGAGACTGGTCGACCGGGGGAACACGGTGGTAGTGATAGAACACAATCTCGACGTCATCAAGTGCGCCGATCACATAATCGACATGGGCCCCGAAGGAGGCCAGGGAGGAGGGGCCATCGTTGCCTCGGGAACCCCCGAGGAAATCCGGAGTGCTCCCGAATCCCTCACGGGTACGTTTCTGCGTCCCGTCCTTGCCGGTCCCTGA
- the nadD gene encoding nicotinate-nucleotide adenylyltransferase produces MKVGLFGGSFDPIHLGHLRCAEELVELLDLDKMIFIPAARQPLKEERSLLSFHHRAAMVRIAIAGNPSFALSEREYRREGPSYSIDTVREFVREYPDGTEFCFIMGQDAFQDITCWKDWRDLLQCYSIIVMTRPGSEEKTLRDVLPADDRADFSYDAADECYRGNRGGAVCFRRLTLLDISSTDIRRRCAARRSIRYLLPDGVMSYIESGGLYR; encoded by the coding sequence ATGAAGGTGGGCCTTTTCGGCGGAAGTTTCGACCCGATTCACCTGGGACACTTGAGGTGCGCCGAAGAGCTTGTAGAACTGCTTGACCTCGATAAAATGATATTCATACCGGCGGCCCGGCAACCCCTCAAGGAGGAGCGATCCCTCCTCTCCTTCCACCATCGCGCCGCCATGGTGAGAATCGCCATCGCCGGCAATCCTTCCTTTGCCCTGTCTGAACGGGAGTACCGGCGGGAAGGTCCGTCCTATTCCATTGACACGGTGCGGGAGTTCGTCCGGGAGTATCCCGATGGAACGGAGTTCTGCTTCATCATGGGACAGGATGCCTTTCAGGACATAACCTGCTGGAAAGACTGGCGCGATCTGCTCCAGTGCTACAGTATCATCGTCATGACCCGGCCCGGCTCCGAAGAAAAAACCCTTCGGGACGTGCTGCCCGCCGACGATCGAGCCGATTTCTCCTATGACGCCGCCGATGAGTGTTACCGCGGGAACCGCGGCGGGGCCGTCTGCTTCAGGCGTCTCACCCTTCTGGACATATCGTCCACGGACATCAGGAGACGGTGTGCCGCCCGACGGTCGATCCGGTATCTCCTGCCCGACGGGGTTATGAGCTATATCGAATCCGGAGGATTGTACCGGTAA
- a CDS encoding glutamate-5-semialdehyde dehydrogenase — protein sequence MSNISGPVMELASDAKKAARVIASLSSETKNRALIAMAERLIEAMPRLIAENGKDLGKAREAGLSDPMIDRLRLTEESIDAMAVGLREVAALPDPVGVVTSMWKRPNGLQVGRMRIPLGVIGIIYESRPNVTADAAALCLKSGNSVILRGGSEAFHSNCAITAILQEALKSTGIPVTAVQTLPTTDRSAVEELLTLEDYIDLIIPRGGEDLIRTVVRLSRIPVIKHYKGVCHVFVDAAADPEMAVDICLNAKVQRPGVCNAMETLLVHRDIAQSFLPRVAEKLHAAGVVLRGCDRTRTILPGIEEATEEDWYEEYLDLILAVRVVDDLDMAMDHIASYGSLHTESIVTGDYQNARRFVNEVNSSTVLANASTRFSDGFQLGLGAEIGISTTKLHAFGPMGLEELTTTKFIIYGDGQLRS from the coding sequence ATGTCAAATATATCGGGACCAGTCATGGAGCTTGCGTCTGACGCGAAAAAGGCCGCCCGGGTCATTGCGTCGCTTTCTTCGGAAACCAAGAACAGGGCACTGATCGCCATGGCCGAGAGGCTCATCGAGGCAATGCCCCGTCTTATCGCTGAAAACGGGAAAGACCTGGGAAAAGCCCGGGAAGCAGGCCTGTCGGATCCCATGATCGACAGGCTGCGCCTGACGGAAGAATCCATCGACGCCATGGCGGTGGGACTGCGGGAAGTGGCGGCACTGCCCGATCCCGTTGGTGTTGTAACCTCCATGTGGAAGCGGCCGAACGGGCTCCAGGTGGGTCGCATGCGGATTCCCCTGGGTGTGATCGGCATCATCTACGAATCCCGGCCCAACGTCACCGCCGACGCGGCGGCCCTCTGCCTGAAATCGGGTAACAGCGTCATTCTTCGGGGAGGATCCGAGGCTTTTCATTCAAATTGCGCCATAACGGCCATACTCCAGGAGGCCTTGAAATCCACCGGAATTCCCGTGACGGCCGTTCAGACCCTGCCGACCACGGACCGATCCGCCGTTGAGGAGCTTCTGACGCTGGAAGACTACATTGATCTGATCATTCCCCGGGGCGGAGAAGACCTCATCAGGACCGTGGTTCGCCTTTCGCGGATACCGGTGATCAAGCACTACAAGGGTGTCTGTCATGTCTTTGTGGACGCCGCCGCCGATCCCGAAATGGCCGTCGACATCTGCCTCAACGCGAAGGTCCAGCGGCCCGGCGTCTGCAACGCCATGGAAACACTCCTTGTACACCGCGATATCGCGCAGTCCTTTCTTCCGAGAGTGGCGGAGAAACTGCACGCGGCCGGAGTCGTCCTTCGGGGCTGCGACAGGACCAGGACGATCCTTCCGGGTATCGAGGAGGCCACGGAAGAGGACTGGTATGAAGAGTATCTCGATCTTATCCTGGCTGTGAGGGTGGTGGATGACCTGGACATGGCCATGGACCATATCGCGTCCTACGGATCGCTTCACACGGAGTCTATCGTCACGGGCGATTATCAGAACGCCCGGCGTTTCGTCAATGAGGTCAATTCTTCAACGGTGCTGGCAAACGCCTCGACGCGATTCAGCGACGGCTTTCAACTGGGTCTCGGGGCGGAAATCGGCATCAGCACCACAAAGCTTCACGCCTTTGGACCCATGGGGCTTGAGGAGCTGACGACAACAAAATTCATCATCTACGGTGACGGACAACTGAGATCATGA
- a CDS encoding DUF2905 domain-containing protein, with protein sequence MDLTPYGKLLITLGLVVAVIGVLSAYGGKIPWIGRLPGDILFKGRYGTVYFPLATCVVISILISLVLFFFRNR encoded by the coding sequence ATGGACCTTACACCCTATGGAAAACTGCTCATTACCCTCGGCCTGGTTGTCGCCGTCATCGGCGTCCTGTCGGCATACGGCGGGAAAATCCCCTGGATCGGAAGACTGCCCGGGGACATCCTGTTCAAAGGCCGTTACGGAACCGTGTATTTCCCCCTCGCAACCTGTGTGGTCATCAGCATTTTGATTTCGCTGGTGTTGTTTTTTTTCCGAAACCGCTAG
- a CDS encoding outer membrane lipoprotein carrier protein LolA, which translates to MIARLLASMLAAMLIHASPGQAAASPEDLDLGEVVAKVQDRYDGIEDIQAAFVHCIPVDLTGTTIVEKGMFYFRKPVNLRWEYSDPPGKLMVIDPEVLWFYLPEENMLYRQKTRSALESQPAARFLTGLQHMDRDFHVSLADPSRDSEGNYLLELKPRGPSAGFESLVLSIDGGTFLLSGYTLTDMYGTTNRYSFTNLSINGGLPDGLFHFDPPPGVPVETLQ; encoded by the coding sequence ATGATTGCGAGATTACTGGCATCGATGCTGGCGGCGATGCTGATTCATGCGTCGCCGGGCCAGGCGGCAGCGTCCCCGGAAGACCTCGATCTCGGCGAGGTGGTGGCGAAAGTCCAGGATCGCTACGATGGCATTGAAGATATTCAGGCAGCCTTTGTTCACTGTATCCCCGTGGATCTCACGGGTACGACCATTGTTGAAAAAGGCATGTTCTACTTCAGGAAGCCCGTGAATCTGCGCTGGGAGTACAGCGATCCGCCGGGCAAGTTGATGGTGATCGATCCCGAGGTTCTGTGGTTTTACCTGCCCGAGGAAAACATGCTCTACCGCCAGAAAACCCGGTCGGCCCTGGAATCGCAGCCCGCGGCCCGGTTTCTCACGGGTCTTCAGCACATGGACCGCGATTTTCATGTATCCCTTGCCGACCCGTCACGGGACAGTGAAGGAAACTACCTCCTCGAGTTGAAGCCGAGGGGACCATCGGCAGGCTTCGAAAGCCTTGTCCTGTCGATCGACGGCGGTACTTTCCTGCTGTCAGGCTATACCCTGACCGACATGTACGGGACGACAAACCGATATTCTTTCACCAATCTTTCAATAAACGGGGGGCTTCCCGACGGGCTGTTCCATTTCGACCCGCCGCCCGGAGTTCCTGTTGAAACCCTGCAGTGA
- a CDS encoding branched-chain amino acid aminotransferase: protein MAMTITMRPAAPGLMKTKPADESSLGFGKIFTDHMFVMHYATGVGWHDASIVPYGPFTLDPASMCFHYGQEIFEGMKAYRGKDGSIYLFRPMENVKRMNVSAERLCMPPVDPDIFMEALRELVLLEKDWIPGGRGTSLYIRPTMIATEVALGVHAANAYIFYIILCPVGAYYPEGFSPTKIYVSDTCVRACPGGVGYCKAAGNYAASLYAGQEASEKGYTQVLWLDALTRSRPEEVGTSNIFFVLGDTLVTPPLSGSILPGVTRDSILQLARSWGVAVEERQVSMDELMEALSGGMLKEVFASGTAAVVSPVGLICYKGAEYSINGGSAGPLTVKLYDTILGIQYGEGEDPFRWRVRIGP, encoded by the coding sequence ATGGCAATGACTATCACCATGCGTCCCGCTGCACCGGGGTTGATGAAAACAAAACCTGCCGACGAATCGTCCCTCGGATTCGGAAAAATATTCACCGACCACATGTTTGTCATGCACTACGCGACGGGTGTGGGGTGGCATGACGCATCGATAGTACCCTACGGTCCCTTCACTCTCGATCCGGCCTCCATGTGCTTCCATTACGGGCAGGAAATTTTCGAAGGCATGAAAGCCTACCGGGGAAAGGACGGGAGCATTTATCTCTTTCGGCCCATGGAAAATGTAAAGAGGATGAACGTCTCTGCCGAACGTCTCTGTATGCCTCCGGTCGATCCCGATATCTTCATGGAGGCTCTGCGTGAGCTGGTTCTCCTGGAGAAGGACTGGATTCCCGGGGGGCGGGGCACATCGCTGTATATCAGGCCCACCATGATCGCCACGGAAGTCGCCCTGGGCGTTCACGCCGCGAATGCCTACATATTCTATATTATTCTCTGTCCCGTGGGCGCCTATTACCCCGAGGGGTTCAGTCCCACGAAAATTTACGTGAGCGACACCTGCGTGAGGGCCTGTCCCGGAGGCGTCGGGTACTGCAAGGCGGCCGGAAATTACGCGGCAAGCCTCTATGCCGGCCAAGAGGCGAGCGAGAAGGGATACACCCAGGTTCTCTGGCTCGATGCCCTGACCCGTTCACGTCCCGAAGAGGTGGGGACGAGCAACATTTTCTTCGTTCTGGGCGATACCCTGGTGACGCCCCCCCTGTCGGGGAGTATTCTTCCCGGTGTGACGCGCGACTCAATCCTGCAACTTGCCCGTTCCTGGGGCGTGGCCGTGGAGGAGCGCCAGGTGTCCATGGACGAACTCATGGAAGCTCTGTCCGGGGGAATGCTGAAAGAGGTTTTCGCGTCGGGAACGGCGGCCGTTGTCTCTCCCGTGGGGTTGATATGCTACAAGGGAGCAGAATATTCCATCAACGGCGGCTCCGCCGGTCCTCTGACGGTGAAGCTCTATGATACGATTCTCGGCATTCAGTATGGTGAAGGGGAGGACCCCTTCCGATGGCGGGTCAGGATAGGGCCCTAG